A single window of Rhizobium indicum DNA harbors:
- the tkt gene encoding transketolase produces the protein MTSPEQHDRMANAIRFLAMDAVEKANSGHPGMPMGMADVATVLFSKYLKFDPKKPHWPNRDRFVLSAGHGSMLLYSVLYLTGYPDMTIEDLKQFRQLGSKTAGHPEYGHATGIETTTGPLGQGIANAVGMAIAERKLREEFGSDLQDHYTYAICGDGCLMEGISHEAIALAGHLKLNKLVLFWDNNSITIDGAVSLSDSTDQIARFKAVHWNTIEIDGHDQAAISDAIEAAHKSDRPTFIACKTIIGFGAPNKQGTHKVHGNPLGAEEIAATRKALNWEAEAFVIPSDVLDSWRAAGARSLDLVKSWEDGLAKAPARAEFTRRMAGDLPEGFDAAISAYKKKLAETKPTVATRKASEDALEVINGFLPETLGGSADLTPSNNTKTSQMHSITPTDFAGRYMHWGIREHGMASAMNGIALHGGLIPYSGGFLIFSDYCRPPIRLASLMGIRVIHVLTHDSIGVGEDGPTHQPVEQLAGLRAIPNLMVFRPADATETAECWQIAIKTHNRPSGLALTRQNLTAARTEYSEKNLCEQGAYTLAGNADAKVTIFASGSEVEIAVAARTALEAKGVTVRVVSVPCTELFFEQPEAYRKEILGNSPVKIAVEAAVREGWDAFIGPEGTFIGMKSFGASGPVKEVYKHFGITADAVVAAAEAKL, from the coding sequence ATGACCTCTCCCGAACAACACGACCGGATGGCGAATGCGATCCGTTTTCTCGCCATGGACGCCGTTGAAAAGGCGAACTCCGGCCACCCGGGCATGCCGATGGGCATGGCCGACGTGGCAACGGTCCTGTTCTCCAAATATCTGAAGTTCGATCCGAAGAAGCCGCACTGGCCGAACCGCGATCGCTTCGTGCTGTCGGCCGGCCATGGCTCGATGCTGCTCTATTCGGTGCTGTATCTGACCGGCTATCCTGACATGACGATCGAGGATCTGAAGCAGTTCCGTCAGCTCGGCTCGAAGACTGCCGGCCATCCGGAATACGGTCACGCCACCGGCATCGAAACGACGACCGGTCCGCTCGGCCAGGGCATTGCCAATGCCGTCGGCATGGCGATTGCCGAACGCAAGCTGCGCGAGGAGTTCGGCTCCGATCTCCAGGATCACTATACCTATGCGATCTGCGGCGACGGCTGCCTGATGGAGGGCATCAGCCACGAAGCCATCGCGCTCGCCGGCCACCTGAAGCTCAACAAGCTCGTTCTGTTCTGGGATAACAACTCAATCACCATCGACGGCGCCGTTTCGCTGTCGGATTCCACCGACCAGATCGCCCGCTTCAAGGCGGTACATTGGAACACGATCGAGATCGACGGTCACGATCAGGCCGCTATCTCCGACGCGATCGAAGCTGCCCATAAGTCCGACCGCCCGACCTTCATCGCCTGCAAGACGATCATCGGCTTCGGCGCTCCGAACAAGCAGGGCACCCACAAGGTCCACGGCAACCCGCTCGGCGCCGAAGAAATTGCGGCCACCCGCAAGGCGCTGAACTGGGAAGCCGAAGCCTTCGTCATCCCGTCTGATGTTCTCGACAGCTGGCGTGCAGCCGGCGCCCGCTCCCTTGACCTCGTCAAGTCCTGGGAAGACGGTCTCGCCAAGGCTCCGGCCAGGGCCGAGTTCACCCGCCGCATGGCAGGCGATCTGCCGGAAGGTTTCGACGCCGCGATCAGCGCATATAAGAAGAAGCTCGCCGAGACCAAGCCGACGGTTGCGACCCGCAAGGCTTCGGAAGATGCGCTCGAGGTCATCAACGGCTTCCTGCCGGAAACGCTCGGCGGCTCCGCCGACCTGACGCCGTCGAACAACACCAAGACCAGCCAGATGCATTCGATCACGCCGACGGATTTCGCCGGTCGTTACATGCATTGGGGCATCCGCGAGCATGGCATGGCATCTGCCATGAACGGCATTGCGCTGCATGGCGGCCTCATCCCCTATAGCGGCGGCTTCCTGATCTTCTCGGATTATTGCCGCCCGCCGATCCGCCTTGCTTCGCTGATGGGTATCCGCGTCATACACGTCCTGACGCATGACTCGATCGGCGTCGGCGAAGACGGCCCGACACACCAGCCGGTCGAACAGCTCGCCGGTCTGCGCGCTATCCCGAACCTGATGGTCTTCCGTCCGGCCGACGCCACGGAAACGGCGGAATGCTGGCAGATCGCCATCAAGACGCACAACCGTCCTTCGGGCCTTGCTCTGACGCGTCAGAACCTCACGGCGGCCCGCACCGAATACAGCGAAAAGAACCTCTGCGAACAGGGTGCTTACACGCTGGCCGGCAATGCCGACGCCAAGGTGACGATCTTCGCCTCCGGCTCCGAAGTCGAAATCGCCGTTGCAGCCCGTACGGCGCTCGAAGCCAAGGGCGTCACCGTCCGCGTCGTATCGGTTCCCTGCACGGAACTCTTCTTCGAGCAGCCGGAAGCCTATCGCAAGGAAATCCTCGGCAACTCGCCGGTCAAGATCGCCGTCGAAGCCGCCGTTCGCGAAGGCTGGGATGCCTTCATCGGACCGGAAGGCACCTTCATCGGCATGAAGAGCTTCGGCGCTTCCGGCCCGGTCAAGGAAGTCTACAAGCATTTCGGCATCACCGCCGACGCCGTCGTTGCGGCCGCGGAAGCAAAGCTTTAA
- the gap gene encoding type I glyceraldehyde-3-phosphate dehydrogenase, producing MTVKVAINGFGRIGRNVLRAIVESGRTDIEVVAINDLGPVETNAHLLRYDSIHGRFPATVKVEGDSIIVGNGKPIKVTAIKDPATLPHRELGVDIAMECTGIFTARDKAAAHLTAGAKRVIVSAPADGADLTVVFGVNHDQLTKEHLVISNASCTTNCLVPVVKVLDDAVGIDHGFMTTIHSYTGDQPTLDTMHKDLYRARAAALSMIPTSTGAAKAVGLVLPHLKGKLDGTSIRVPTPNVSVVDFKFVAKKATSVGEINEAIMAAANGKLKGILGYTDEPLVSRDFNHDSHSSILATDQTKVMEGNFVRVLSWYDNEWGFSSRMSDTAVAFAKLI from the coding sequence ATGACAGTCAAGGTTGCCATCAACGGTTTCGGCCGCATCGGCCGCAACGTCCTTCGCGCCATCGTCGAATCCGGCCGCACCGACATCGAAGTCGTCGCCATCAACGATCTCGGCCCGGTTGAAACCAACGCCCACCTGCTGCGCTACGACTCGATCCACGGCCGCTTCCCGGCAACGGTGAAGGTCGAGGGTGACTCGATCATCGTCGGCAATGGCAAGCCGATCAAGGTCACGGCGATCAAGGATCCGGCAACGCTCCCGCACCGCGAACTCGGCGTCGACATCGCGATGGAATGCACCGGCATCTTCACCGCCCGCGACAAGGCTGCCGCTCACCTGACGGCTGGCGCCAAGCGCGTCATCGTTTCGGCGCCTGCCGATGGTGCCGACCTGACGGTCGTCTTCGGCGTCAACCATGACCAGCTCACCAAGGAGCACTTGGTCATCTCCAACGCGTCCTGCACCACCAACTGCCTGGTGCCGGTCGTGAAGGTTCTCGACGACGCCGTCGGCATCGACCACGGCTTCATGACGACCATCCACTCCTATACCGGCGACCAGCCGACGCTCGACACGATGCACAAGGACCTGTATCGCGCCCGCGCTGCTGCCTTGTCCATGATTCCGACCTCGACGGGTGCAGCCAAGGCAGTCGGCCTCGTTCTGCCGCATCTGAAAGGCAAGCTCGACGGCACCTCGATCCGCGTTCCGACCCCGAACGTTTCCGTCGTCGACTTCAAGTTCGTCGCCAAGAAGGCGACCAGCGTTGGTGAAATCAACGAAGCCATCATGGCTGCTGCAAACGGCAAGCTGAAGGGCATCCTCGGCTACACCGACGAGCCGCTCGTCTCCCGTGACTTCAACCACGACAGCCACTCCTCGATCCTCGCAACCGATCAGACCAAGGTCATGGAAGGCAACTTCGTGCGCGTCCTGTCCTGGTACGACAACGAGTGGGGCTTCTCCAGCCGCATGTCCGACACGGCAGTCGCTTTCGCCAAGCTCATCTGA
- a CDS encoding SRPBCC domain-containing protein has product MSLRIRISGRVGRPVAEVFDAVVNPKKLSSYFTTIGGASAPLVKGTTVTWWKDAPVEVVELVPESRIVLRWDGGTGEDKTTYKTLVEMNFKPLEDGGTLVTIAETGWREDDAGRRGTYLNCEGWTQMLCCMKAFVEYGINLREGMFLSEMKGEPASAPDV; this is encoded by the coding sequence ATGTCTCTCAGAATCCGCATTTCCGGCCGTGTCGGCCGCCCCGTTGCAGAGGTGTTCGATGCCGTCGTCAACCCGAAGAAGCTCAGCAGTTATTTCACCACGATCGGCGGAGCGAGCGCACCGCTCGTGAAGGGCACGACGGTGACCTGGTGGAAGGATGCGCCGGTCGAGGTCGTCGAACTCGTGCCGGAAAGCCGCATCGTGCTGCGCTGGGATGGCGGCACCGGCGAAGACAAGACGACCTATAAGACGCTGGTGGAGATGAACTTCAAGCCGCTGGAAGACGGTGGCACGCTGGTGACCATCGCCGAGACCGGCTGGCGTGAAGACGATGCCGGCCGGCGCGGCACCTATCTCAACTGCGAAGGCTGGACGCAGATGCTCTGCTGCATGAAGGCCTTCGTCGAATACGGCATCAATCTGCGCGAGGGCATGTTCCTCAGCGAGATGAAGGGTGAGCCGGCCAGCGCGCCTGATGTTTGA
- a CDS encoding esterase-like activity of phytase family protein, producing the protein MKNVRPYTARLFAAVLAASAAVPVVAVAENSATVGGLTFVNKGLVGIGRIPANQRDKFGETFGSGSGMAVDPAAWSRDGAGYKGTLYLLPDRGYNAVGTVDYRPRLNTISIGLTPTAPRAAPEAGKEQSGVDAKLVDSTLFVDDKGGDMTGLDPESGVRPAAGNFPALPQATNGKIALDNEAIIRMADGSMFVSDEYGPYIYRFSADGHLLSATQPPKALLPMRKGALSFASNNPGPGASAPDPKDPETGRQNNQGLEGMAMTPDGKFIIAVLQSAARQDGGDSGSTRQNTRALIYDAADPDHLKLVHEYVVPLPVFKDAKDKTTIAAESEIVALSDKTFLMLARDSGNGQGLKGDTSLYRKVDIVDVSAATDIAGSDFDDGKPIAPKGVVDPSLTQATLTPFIDLNDKADLARFGLHNGAPNDKNNLSEKWEAMGLASVLDPNLPDDYFLIVVNDNDFLTQDGFQVGAAYKADGGADVDTMFQVFQVTLPGLKK; encoded by the coding sequence ATGAAGAATGTCAGACCTTACACAGCGCGGCTGTTCGCCGCGGTTCTCGCGGCATCCGCCGCCGTGCCAGTCGTCGCAGTGGCCGAGAATTCCGCCACCGTCGGCGGCCTCACCTTCGTCAACAAGGGCCTGGTGGGCATCGGCCGCATTCCGGCCAACCAGCGTGACAAATTCGGCGAGACCTTCGGTTCCGGCTCGGGCATGGCGGTCGATCCCGCCGCCTGGAGCCGCGACGGCGCCGGGTACAAGGGCACGCTCTACCTGTTGCCCGACCGCGGTTACAACGCCGTCGGCACCGTCGACTATCGTCCTCGCCTGAACACCATCTCGATCGGGCTGACGCCGACCGCTCCGCGTGCAGCACCCGAGGCCGGCAAGGAACAGTCGGGCGTCGACGCAAAGCTCGTCGATTCCACACTCTTCGTCGACGACAAGGGCGGCGACATGACCGGCCTCGACCCGGAATCCGGCGTCCGCCCCGCTGCCGGCAATTTTCCCGCGCTACCGCAGGCGACGAACGGCAAGATCGCGCTCGACAATGAAGCCATCATCCGCATGGCCGACGGCAGCATGTTCGTCAGCGACGAATACGGGCCTTATATTTACCGCTTCTCGGCCGACGGCCACCTGCTCTCCGCCACCCAGCCGCCGAAGGCGCTTTTGCCGATGCGCAAGGGCGCGCTGAGCTTTGCCTCCAACAATCCCGGTCCCGGCGCCTCCGCTCCGGACCCGAAAGATCCGGAGACCGGCCGCCAGAACAACCAGGGTCTCGAAGGCATGGCGATGACGCCTGATGGTAAGTTCATCATCGCTGTGCTGCAATCGGCTGCCCGCCAGGACGGCGGCGATTCCGGCTCGACCCGCCAGAATACCCGCGCGCTGATCTATGACGCCGCCGATCCCGACCACCTGAAACTGGTGCACGAATATGTCGTGCCGCTGCCAGTCTTCAAGGACGCCAAGGACAAGACGACGATCGCCGCCGAGAGCGAAATCGTCGCTCTTTCCGACAAGACCTTCCTGATGCTCGCCCGCGACAGCGGCAACGGCCAGGGACTGAAAGGCGATACCTCGCTCTACCGCAAGGTCGACATCGTCGACGTTTCCGCCGCGACCGACATCGCCGGCAGCGATTTCGATGACGGCAAGCCGATCGCGCCGAAGGGCGTCGTCGATCCCTCGCTGACACAGGCGACGCTGACACCCTTCATCGACCTCAACGACAAGGCCGATCTCGCCCGCTTCGGCTTGCACAACGGCGCGCCGAACGACAAGAACAATCTGTCGGAAAAGTGGGAAGCCATGGGTCTTGCGAGCGTTCTCGACCCGAACCTGCCGGACGACTATTTCCTGATCGTCGTCAATGACAACGACTTCTTGACGCAGGACGGTTTCCAGGTGGGTGCCGCCTACAAGGCTGACGGCGGTGCCGACGTCGACACCATGTTCCAGGTCTTCCAAGTCACCCTTCCAGGTCTGAAGAAGTAA
- a CDS encoding NAD-dependent epimerase/dehydratase family protein, with product MTILVTGSAGHLGEALMRTLRAESRWVRGIDIKPSAFTDMVGSISDRAFVRQAMSGISHVIHAATLHKPHVATHDNRDFLDTNIAGTLNLLEEAVAAAGVASFVFTSTTSTFGAALTPAAGEPAAWVTEDVLPVAKNIYGVTKLAAEGLCELFAHKSGLPVVILRTSRFFPENDDDPDIRNGYSAENAQANELLHRRVDITDVVGAHLQALEKAPAIGFGRYIISATTPFSARDLAEIRRDAPPVVERLLPGAASLYASRGWKMFPSLDRVYVNERARRELGWQPRYDFRFVLDCLRDNREWRSPLALDVGSKGYHDEVFAEGPYPVG from the coding sequence ATGACGATACTGGTAACGGGAAGTGCCGGCCATCTCGGCGAGGCGCTGATGCGAACCTTGAGGGCGGAAAGCCGGTGGGTGCGCGGCATCGATATCAAGCCCTCGGCTTTTACCGACATGGTCGGCTCGATCAGTGATCGCGCCTTCGTCCGCCAGGCGATGTCTGGCATCAGCCACGTCATCCATGCCGCGACGCTGCACAAACCGCATGTGGCAACCCACGACAATCGCGATTTCCTCGACACCAATATCGCCGGCACCCTTAACCTGCTCGAAGAAGCAGTGGCCGCCGCAGGCGTTGCAAGCTTCGTCTTCACCAGCACCACCAGTACCTTCGGCGCAGCATTGACTCCGGCTGCCGGCGAACCGGCGGCATGGGTGACCGAGGACGTGCTTCCCGTCGCGAAAAACATCTACGGCGTGACGAAACTCGCTGCCGAAGGTCTATGCGAACTCTTCGCCCACAAATCCGGTCTGCCGGTGGTCATTCTCAGGACTTCGCGTTTCTTTCCCGAAAACGACGACGATCCTGACATTCGCAACGGCTATTCGGCTGAAAACGCCCAGGCCAACGAGCTTCTTCACCGCCGCGTCGATATCACCGACGTGGTCGGCGCTCATCTGCAGGCGCTCGAAAAGGCGCCGGCAATCGGCTTTGGCCGCTACATCATCTCCGCCACGACGCCGTTTTCGGCAAGGGATCTTGCCGAGATCAGGCGCGACGCGCCTCCCGTCGTCGAACGACTGCTCCCGGGTGCAGCTTCTCTCTACGCATCACGGGGTTGGAAAATGTTTCCTTCGCTCGACCGTGTCTATGTCAACGAACGCGCAAGGCGGGAACTCGGCTGGCAGCCGCGATATGATTTCCGTTTCGTGCTCGATTGCCTGCGCGACAACAGGGAGTGGCGAAGCCCCTTGGCGTTGGATGTCGGCTCCAAAGGCTACCACGACGAGGTCTTTGCCGAGGGGCCTTACCCGGTCGGATAG
- a CDS encoding ArsR/SmtB family transcription factor, with amino-acid sequence MSSESTDDPVFKALAHHRRREILDLLKDGPRTTGTLCEMFPEMDRCTVMQHLKVLEEADLVIARKEGRERWNHLNSLPIKHIYDRWISTYAGHSLSILDRLKGDLEGQPE; translated from the coding sequence ATGTCAAGCGAATCAACCGACGATCCCGTTTTCAAGGCGCTGGCGCATCATCGCCGCCGCGAAATCCTCGATCTGCTCAAGGATGGCCCCCGAACCACAGGGACCCTTTGCGAGATGTTTCCGGAGATGGACCGCTGTACGGTGATGCAGCATCTGAAAGTGCTGGAGGAGGCAGACCTGGTCATCGCCAGGAAGGAAGGCCGCGAGCGCTGGAACCACCTGAACAGCCTGCCGATCAAACACATCTATGACCGCTGGATCAGCACCTATGCCGGCCATTCCCTGTCGATTCTCGACCGGCTGAAAGGCGACCTCGAGGGCCAGCCCGAATAA
- a CDS encoding cell division protein ZapA, which yields MAQVTVTIDGKAYRMACEEGQEDHLTDLATRFDRYVGHLKDQFGEIGDLRITVMAGIMITDEIAELTRRVAGLESELETLRGNRDTVLAATARTEENLAAALSEVSSRIRGITDKLNGRSAPELN from the coding sequence ATGGCGCAGGTGACGGTAACGATCGACGGCAAGGCCTATCGCATGGCCTGCGAGGAAGGGCAGGAGGATCACCTGACCGATCTCGCCACCCGTTTCGACCGCTATGTCGGCCATCTCAAGGATCAGTTCGGCGAAATCGGTGATCTCAGGATCACCGTTATGGCCGGCATCATGATCACGGACGAGATTGCCGAGCTGACGCGCCGCGTTGCCGGATTGGAGTCCGAGCTCGAGACGCTGCGCGGCAATCGCGATACGGTGCTTGCAGCCACCGCCCGGACCGAGGAAAATCTTGCCGCAGCGCTCAGTGAAGTGTCGAGCCGCATCCGCGGCATCACCGACAAGCTGAACGGCCGGTCCGCCCCCGAACTCAATTGA
- a CDS encoding helix-turn-helix domain-containing protein: MTISGAGIRRMRLLRSMKQEHLAELLRVNQATVSRWERDQLALSAEQAAKLERIFSSPQHAAVDAALKRLVEDSVRPVHLICDRTHRLLSASRPRQAEWRAPLGAFLGRSIFSYASAEIAAAEQSLEERGWHEGRLSSLTLDTGANGNALLPIAAGRVTWERIMLSDGSAGRLVTTIG; encoded by the coding sequence ATGACGATATCGGGCGCCGGCATACGCCGCATGCGGCTGCTGCGCAGCATGAAGCAGGAACATCTTGCCGAACTCCTCCGCGTCAACCAGGCGACGGTCTCACGCTGGGAGCGCGATCAGCTCGCCCTGTCGGCCGAACAGGCGGCCAAGCTGGAACGGATTTTCAGCTCACCGCAACATGCAGCAGTCGATGCGGCGCTGAAGCGGCTGGTCGAGGATTCCGTCCGGCCGGTGCATCTGATCTGCGACCGCACCCACCGGCTGCTCTCCGCCTCTCGCCCGCGGCAGGCGGAGTGGCGGGCGCCGCTCGGCGCCTTTCTCGGCCGCTCCATATTCTCTTATGCATCCGCCGAAATCGCCGCCGCCGAGCAGTCGCTGGAGGAGCGCGGCTGGCATGAGGGCAGGCTCTCGTCGTTGACCCTCGATACCGGCGCCAACGGCAATGCGCTGCTGCCAATCGCCGCCGGCCGTGTGACCTGGGAACGGATCATGCTTTCCGACGGTAGCGCCGGCCGCCTCGTCACGACCATCGGCTGA
- the gnd gene encoding phosphogluconate dehydrogenase (NAD(+)-dependent, decarboxylating): MQLGMVGLGRMGNYMVQRLMRGGHECVVYDARPESVAELAGLGATGSASLAEFVSKLAHPRAIWLMLPAAIVDKVLASLVPLLENGDIVIDGGNSYYHDDIRRGADLITKGIHYVDVGTSGGVFGLERGYCLMIGGEKGIVEHLSPIFATLAPGVGKTEASPNRSAEAAAVSTAEQGYLHCGPHGAGHFVKMVHNGIEYGLMAAYAEGINILKHANIGAASHEADAETAPLAHPEHFQYDFNLQDVAEVWRRGSVITSWLLDLTADALHADPALSKYAGRVSDSGEGRWTIMAAIDESVPTPVLSAALYGRFSSRDNDEFANKVLSAMRAGFGGHVEKPVPKS; the protein is encoded by the coding sequence ATGCAGCTTGGCATGGTTGGTTTGGGCCGCATGGGCAACTATATGGTCCAGCGCTTGATGCGAGGCGGTCACGAATGCGTCGTCTACGACGCCAGGCCGGAAAGCGTTGCCGAGCTCGCAGGCCTCGGTGCGACCGGCAGTGCCTCGCTCGCGGAGTTCGTCTCGAAGCTCGCCCACCCGCGCGCGATCTGGCTGATGCTGCCGGCGGCGATCGTCGACAAGGTGCTGGCGAGCCTAGTGCCGCTGCTTGAGAATGGCGATATCGTCATCGACGGCGGAAATTCTTATTATCATGACGACATCCGCCGCGGCGCCGACCTCATCACCAAGGGCATCCACTATGTCGATGTCGGCACAAGCGGCGGCGTTTTCGGCCTCGAGCGCGGTTATTGCCTGATGATCGGCGGCGAGAAGGGCATCGTCGAACACCTTTCCCCGATCTTCGCGACGCTGGCGCCCGGCGTCGGCAAGACCGAAGCCTCACCGAACCGGAGCGCCGAAGCGGCTGCGGTCAGCACTGCGGAACAGGGTTATCTGCATTGCGGCCCGCATGGCGCCGGTCATTTCGTCAAGATGGTGCATAACGGCATCGAATACGGCCTGATGGCCGCCTATGCCGAAGGTATCAATATTCTGAAACATGCCAATATCGGCGCCGCCTCGCACGAGGCGGATGCGGAAACCGCGCCACTCGCCCATCCGGAACATTTCCAGTATGATTTCAACCTGCAGGATGTCGCCGAAGTCTGGCGCCGCGGCAGCGTCATCACCTCCTGGCTGCTCGATCTCACGGCCGATGCGCTGCATGCCGATCCCGCACTTTCGAAATATGCCGGCCGCGTCTCGGACAGCGGCGAAGGCCGCTGGACGATCATGGCGGCAATCGACGAAAGCGTGCCGACGCCGGTGCTGAGCGCTGCGCTCTACGGTCGCTTCTCCTCGCGCGACAATGACGAATTCGCCAACAAGGTGCTGTCGGCGATGCGCGCGGGCTTCGGCGGTCACGTGGAAAAGCCGGTCCCGAAATCCTGA
- a CDS encoding DUF4164 domain-containing protein: MMPTGKTMEAALNELRQAISSLENAVDMRVERQREQGEIEGEVRRVHADRSRLAQELDQAEFRANRLEEVNREVSRRLVTAMETIRAVLDR, from the coding sequence ATGATGCCCACAGGCAAAACCATGGAAGCAGCGCTCAACGAATTGAGACAGGCGATATCGAGCCTCGAAAACGCCGTCGACATGCGCGTCGAGCGGCAGCGCGAGCAGGGCGAGATCGAGGGCGAGGTACGGCGTGTGCACGCCGACCGTTCGCGGCTGGCGCAGGAGCTCGACCAGGCCGAATTCCGCGCCAACCGGCTGGAAGAGGTCAATCGCGAGGTATCGCGGCGGCTGGTGACGGCCATGGAAACGATCCGCGCAGTTCTGGATCGCTAG
- a CDS encoding mechanosensitive ion channel family protein: MERGMAGSLKAVIFGMLVLLALFSAVSPGFSQTPPAQVPTAAAPPAEVRQMMELMQTPQVKQWMSTQMATAPASDAAAGDQMSVLSGLLQHARRHVSMVSDAAMTLPSQVGHASSLFFGEIAAAGWPRMVAQFLAIFLLGTIVERIARYAFRRRRQAAQMAGMHLAPRVIPALIFAMATALALLSVSWPPVSQSIAIVCVVALVVQRFTICLGGVLVDLIGLARAEEERQEITAAIMPARAVAFFWYRRCATFVIYFIFGWAVIQSMEPLGYSASVRILVGYILGIGLLLIAIEAVWSRPHKDEKRGHGTSWALTVYFLLLWSLWVAGFNWLLWLGIYVLLLPRVLAVSTIAVKSLQQTEASFLATRRIAAVLLDRGVRALIIAVAAIWLGHMLGVGADTMAAGETMVDKIARGVIGGIVILLAADLLWHVIKAYIDGKLLDSSVDGGTTDEEKAKRARIQTLLPIFRNILAVVIAVIAVLMVLSGLGIEIGPLIAGAGVVGVAVGFGAQTIVKDVISGMFYLWDDAFRIGEYIESGSHKGVVEAFSLRSVKLRHHRGPLTTVPFGELGAVKNLNRDWTIDKISLNVKYDTDLVKAKKVIKQIGQTLLENPEFGPHIIETLKMKGVEQFGEFAIEIRLSMMTKPGEQFVIRRNALAMIRNAFQENGIEFAVPTVQVAGDRDAEVDAAVARYAAHARASSEPAA, from the coding sequence ATGGAGCGTGGCATGGCAGGAAGCTTGAAGGCCGTCATATTCGGCATGCTGGTATTGCTTGCGCTTTTTTCGGCGGTTTCGCCTGGCTTTTCCCAGACGCCGCCAGCGCAAGTGCCGACCGCGGCCGCCCCGCCGGCCGAAGTGCGTCAGATGATGGAGCTGATGCAGACGCCTCAGGTCAAGCAATGGATGTCGACGCAGATGGCGACGGCGCCCGCGAGCGATGCGGCGGCTGGCGACCAGATGTCGGTGCTCTCAGGTCTGCTCCAGCATGCCCGCCGGCACGTCTCGATGGTCTCCGATGCGGCGATGACGCTGCCCTCGCAGGTCGGCCATGCTTCTTCGCTGTTCTTCGGCGAGATCGCCGCCGCCGGCTGGCCGCGCATGGTGGCGCAGTTTCTGGCGATTTTCCTGCTCGGCACAATCGTCGAGCGCATTGCCCGCTATGCCTTTCGCCGCCGCCGCCAGGCGGCGCAGATGGCGGGCATGCATCTCGCCCCGCGCGTCATCCCGGCGCTGATCTTCGCGATGGCGACGGCGCTTGCTCTTCTCAGCGTCAGCTGGCCGCCGGTCAGCCAGAGCATCGCGATCGTTTGCGTTGTCGCGCTCGTAGTCCAGCGCTTCACGATTTGCCTCGGAGGCGTGCTGGTCGATCTCATCGGGCTGGCGCGAGCCGAGGAAGAACGGCAGGAGATCACCGCGGCAATCATGCCGGCGCGCGCGGTTGCATTCTTCTGGTATCGGCGCTGTGCGACCTTCGTCATCTATTTCATTTTTGGATGGGCGGTGATCCAGTCGATGGAGCCGCTCGGCTATTCTGCGAGCGTGCGGATCCTCGTCGGCTATATCCTGGGCATCGGCCTGCTGCTGATCGCGATCGAGGCGGTCTGGTCGCGGCCGCACAAGGACGAGAAGCGTGGTCACGGGACCTCCTGGGCGCTCACCGTCTATTTCCTCTTGCTCTGGAGCCTCTGGGTCGCAGGCTTCAACTGGCTGCTCTGGCTCGGCATTTACGTGCTGCTGCTGCCGCGCGTGCTTGCCGTCTCGACGATTGCGGTAAAATCGCTGCAGCAGACCGAAGCGAGCTTCCTTGCCACACGCCGTATTGCAGCCGTGCTGCTCGACCGCGGCGTGCGGGCGCTGATCATTGCTGTTGCCGCCATCTGGCTCGGGCATATGCTCGGCGTCGGCGCCGACACGATGGCCGCCGGCGAAACGATGGTCGACAAGATCGCGCGCGGCGTGATCGGCGGCATCGTCATCTTGCTTGCCGCCGATCTGCTCTGGCACGTCATCAAGGCCTATATCGACGGCAAGCTGCTCGATTCATCCGTGGATGGCGGGACAACGGATGAGGAAAAGGCCAAACGCGCGCGGATACAGACGCTGCTGCCGATCTTCCGCAATATTCTCGCCGTGGTGATCGCCGTCATTGCCGTTCTGATGGTGCTCTCCGGCCTCGGTATCGAGATCGGGCCGCTGATCGCCGGCGCCGGTGTTGTCGGCGTCGCGGTCGGTTTCGGCGCGCAGACGATCGTCAAAGACGTCATCAGCGGTATGTTCTATCTCTGGGACGATGCCTTCCGCATCGGCGAATATATCGAAAGCGGCAGCCACAAGGGTGTGGTCGAGGCGTTCAGCTTGCGCTCGGTGAAGCTCAGGCATCATCGCGGGCCGCTGACGACGGTGCCGTTCGGCGAACTCGGGGCGGTGAAGAACCTCAATCGCGACTGGACGATCGACAAGATCAGCCTCAACGTCAAATACGACACCGATCTCGTCAAGGCGAAGAAGGTGATCAAGCAGATCGGCCAGACGCTGCTCGAAAATCCGGAATTCGGCCCTCATATCATCGAGACGCTGAAGATGAAGGGTGTCGAGCAGTTCGGCGAATTCGCGATCGAAATCCGGCTGTCGATGATGACGAAGCCCGGCGAGCAATTCGTCATCCGCCGCAATGCGCTGGCGATGATCCGCAATGCCTTCCAGGAAAACGGTATCGAATTCGCCGTGCCGACGGTGCAGGTGGCGGGCGATCGCGACGCGGAGGTGGATGCTGCCGTCGCGCGCTACGCCGCGCATGCGCGGGCGAGCAGCGAGCCGGCCGCATGA